TCCGGGACGCTTCGAAGGGCTCCTGCTCTATGATGGCGTCGCCTATGGGACGCGTCAGTCGCGGGCGGTCCGGTCCGTTTCGCTCGACTTCACCAAGGGAGAGATCCCGACTTGTGCCGCCCCGCGTTAGGCAAGAAACGATACTCGCTCCCGCGAAACAACGGCCGCCAGTGGCGGGTCGGTCTAGAGGTAGAGCTTGCGGACCAGATCATTCTCGATCAGCTCAGCCGAGGACCCTTTGGCGACGATGCTCCCCTTTATGATGAGGTAGCCGCTGTGGGCAATCGAGAGAGCGGTCTCGGCATTCTGCTCGATCAACAGGATGCTGGTTCCGCCACGGTTTATCTCGGCGACAATCTCGAAGTACTCGTCGATGAGCTTGGGCGATAGTCCCAAAGAGGGCTCGTCCATGATCAGCAGCTTTGGAGTTCCGATCACGGCACGGGCGAGGGCGACCATGGCTTGTTCACCGCCGGAGAGGGTGCCGGCTTGTTGCCGAAGCTTTCCCTTGATGTGAGGAAACAATTCCGACACGGCCATGAGCCTTGTGCTGAAAACATCCATGCTGCCGGAGGCATCGAAGCCAAGGCGGATGTTTTCGACGACGCTGAGGTCCGGAAAAAGCCGCCGACCCTCCGGGACGAAGCCAATGCCCCGTGGGGCCAGAGCCTCGGTGCGCAGCGTCGAGATATCGGCGCCCATGACGTGAATTTTTCCTCCGACAAGCGGAAGCAGCCCGGCAATGGCTCGAAAGGTGGTTGTCTTTCCCGCTCCGTTTGGACCAAGGAGGCACGTCAATTCGCCCTGCTGAAGCGTCAATGACACGTCGCGCAACATCGCGACGACACCGTAATTGGTGCTGACGGAGTCCAGCTTGAGCATGAATTTCGTTTCACCCATGGGTGGAGGCTTTTCGGCCAAGATAGGCTTCCTGCACGCGCGGTAGGAGCCGCACCTCCTCGAACTTCCCCTCGGCGATCTTCTTTCCGTAGTCGATGACCATGACCCGGTGCGGCAGTTCGGCGACCAGACGCATGTCATGCTCGATGATCATGACGGCAAGCTCGGGGTTGAGCGCAGTCACGGTCCGGATATCGTCGATCAGCGCGTCCGTATCCCGATCGTCCATGCCCGATGAGGGTTCGTCCAGCAGCAGGACCTGCGGCTTGGAGGCCAGCGCCCGGGCGATTTCCAGGCGCCGGCGATCGGCCTGGGCCAGCTCGCCGGCGGGCTTATGGCGCTGGTCGTGGAGATCGCTTGAAACGGATCGGAGCAATTCACCGGCCCGCTCAGCCGCCCGATCGAGTTCGCGACGGGATTTGCTGGGCCGCAGCAGGGCGTCGAAGACACCGCAGCGGGTCTGGGTATGCATCCCGATGACGACATTATCGAGCACGCTCAGATCCGTGAACAGGCGGCTCGACTGAAACGTACGGGCGATGCCGAGCCTCACGATGCGGTGCGCCGACACGCCGATCAGGCTCTTCGAGTTCAGGACCACGCTGCCGGCACTGGCGCGGTAGAGGCCGGTGATCATGTTGAACAGAGTGGACTTTCCCGCCCCATTCGGGCCGATGATGCCGAGGATCTCCCCTTTGGAGAGTGTGAAATCGACGGAATCAATGGCGACGAGCCCGCCGAAGCGCATGGAGAGACCCTCGCCGGAAAGGATCGCCTCGGTGCTCATGAATCACCGCCATAGCGGCGAAGGCGCTGGGGAAACAGCCCCTGCGGGCGGATGATCAGGAACAGGATCACGACGACCCCGAAGAACAGGATGCGGTAATCCGAGAACGCTCGCAGCTTTTCGGGCAGGAGCGTCAGCAGGAAGGCGCCGACGATGACGCCGAGGATATTGTCCATGCCGCCGACGATGACCATCGTCATGATGGTCACCGAGACCAGGAAGGTGAAATTGTCGGGCGAGATGAAGCTCACGTAGAAGGCGTAGATCGTGCCTGCGAACCCGGCGAGAAAGGCGTCCACGGCAAACGCGAGGACCTTGTACCAGACGACGTTGATGCCTTGGCACCGGGCGGCGAGCTCGTCGGCGCGCAAAGCGTTCCAGGCAAGGCCGATGCGAGAGGAATGGAGCCGGTTTGCGGTGACGATCGCGATCACCAACAACAGGGCTGACAAAAAGTAGAAATTGGCCTGGCTTGGCAGCGAAAGCCCGAAGAGCTTGATCGGAGAAGAGAAGGAGTGCCCGAACAGGCTCGGTGCCGGAATGCCCACCACACCGTTGGGTCCGCCGGTCCACTCGAAATTGTTCAGCAGTTGATGGACTACGACCCCGAAGGCGATGGTGACGAGCGCGAGATAGCTCTCCCGCGTACGCATCGAAGGAAGGCCGAGCGCGAAACCGAAAAGCGTTGCCACCAGCGCGGAGAAGGGGAGGGCCACCCAGAAGCTGACGCCGTAATTGATGGCCAGCAGGGCCGAGGCATAGGCGCCGATGCCGTAGGATGCGCCCGTGGCGAAGTTGGGGATATTGGCGCTGCCCAGCTGGAAGTTCAGCGCCAGCGCCAGGACCGAATAGATGAGCGCCAGGATCAGGAGGTGGATGGCGTAGCTGTTGCCCCCCAAGGCGGCAGGAAACCCGATGGCGAGGACGACGCCGATGATCACGGCAAGCCGGCGATGCTCCCTGAAGGCGTCGGCGATCTTCTGCTCGATCGCGGGACGAAGCTGCATCAGCCCGAACAGGGCGCCGAACAGCACCAGAATTCCGACAACGACGCGCCAGTCCTCGGCCAGAAGAAACTGCCGCAGCGCTGCGGCTGCAATGAACTCGACGGCAATGACGATGAAGAGGGGTGCCATGGCCGTCAGACCTTTTCGACCACGGTGCGGCCGAAGAGACCCGCCGGCCTGAACACCAGGACCATGATGACCAGAACGAAGGCGAAGACCAGACGATAGGCGGCGCCGTTGGGGATGGTCGCCTGGATGACGGTATCGAGGCCGGCGATCAGCAGGCTGCCGACGATCGCCCCGCTCATGCTTCCAAGCCCGCCGACGACGGCCGCAGAAAAGCCGATCAGCCCGGCTTGAATGCCGAAATCGAACCGGACCACGCCGGCATAGCTGGCGAAGAACAGGCCGCCGATGCCGCCCACGGCGGATGCGATGAAGAAGGTGGCAAAGAAGATCCGCCGTGGATCGATCGCCATGAGCCGCGCCGCGTCCCGATCCTGCGACACCGCGCGGATCCGCATGCCCAGGCGGGTCCTGTGGAGAACGAAGAACAGGATGGCGACCGCGGCAACCGAAATCGCAATGGCAAGAAGGCTGAAGGCGGGGACCTGAATGCCGTCTCCCAATGTCACCTGGGATTGCACGAGTTGAGGAAAAGCGTGCGGATTGCTCCCATTGGGGAAGAGATGCCGGATCAGCTCGCGCAAGACGATGCCGAGAGCGACCGTCGCCACGAGCGCCATCATGGCGGGCGCCGTCCGAAACCTCTGGATGACCAGAACGTCCAGCAGCACGCCGATGAACCCGGTCATGATGATGGCGACGGCGCAACCGAGCAGCAAGCTTCCCGCGCCCAGCTCAGCCGAGGTCGCACCAATGACCCCCTGTATCGTCGCCAGAGCGATGAACGGGGCGACCAGCGAGACGTCGCCATGCGAGAAATGGATGACCTTCAAAACGCCGAACAACAGGCTGAAACCAAGGGCGATCAGCGCATAGGTTGCCCCCAAGGTCAGCCAGTTCAGGCCTTGCTGCAGCAGTTCGCCTGCCATTCCCCACCCGCTGTTTTTTGCAAGTCGGCGAGTGTGGTCATTTTCCCGAAGAAACTCCAGATCCTATTGATGTGGAAATTCCGGGGTGCTGGTTCTTAAAATCCGATTTTCCTGCGTCTTTACGTCATTGCAGGCTCGTCCTTCACGCTATCCGGCGCAAGATCCAAAATGGAGGGGTACAATGGGGAATCCTAAGACTTTCAAGCCGATGACGAGACGCTTCTTTACCGCACTGGCGACGGCTGCCGTCATGGGCGCAGCATCATTCGGATCGGCCACCGCCCAGGAGACCATAAAGATCGGCTTCATCGGACCGGTCAGCGGTGGCAATGCACAGCAGGGATTGGGCGCGCGCAATGGTTTCCTCC
This DNA window, taken from Rhodoligotrophos appendicifer, encodes the following:
- a CDS encoding ABC transporter ATP-binding protein, producing the protein MSTEAILSGEGLSMRFGGLVAIDSVDFTLSKGEILGIIGPNGAGKSTLFNMITGLYRASAGSVVLNSKSLIGVSAHRIVRLGIARTFQSSRLFTDLSVLDNVVIGMHTQTRCGVFDALLRPSKSRRELDRAAERAGELLRSVSSDLHDQRHKPAGELAQADRRRLEIARALASKPQVLLLDEPSSGMDDRDTDALIDDIRTVTALNPELAVMIIEHDMRLVAELPHRVMVIDYGKKIAEGKFEEVRLLPRVQEAYLGRKASTHG
- a CDS encoding ABC transporter ATP-binding protein, with the translated sequence MAEKPPPMGETKFMLKLDSVSTNYGVVAMLRDVSLTLQQGELTCLLGPNGAGKTTTFRAIAGLLPLVGGKIHVMGADISTLRTEALAPRGIGFVPEGRRLFPDLSVVENIRLGFDASGSMDVFSTRLMAVSELFPHIKGKLRQQAGTLSGGEQAMVALARAVIGTPKLLIMDEPSLGLSPKLIDEYFEIVAEINRGGTSILLIEQNAETALSIAHSGYLIIKGSIVAKGSSAELIENDLVRKLYL
- a CDS encoding branched-chain amino acid ABC transporter permease — encoded protein: MAPLFIVIAVEFIAAAALRQFLLAEDWRVVVGILVLFGALFGLMQLRPAIEQKIADAFREHRRLAVIIGVVLAIGFPAALGGNSYAIHLLILALIYSVLALALNFQLGSANIPNFATGASYGIGAYASALLAINYGVSFWVALPFSALVATLFGFALGLPSMRTRESYLALVTIAFGVVVHQLLNNFEWTGGPNGVVGIPAPSLFGHSFSSPIKLFGLSLPSQANFYFLSALLLVIAIVTANRLHSSRIGLAWNALRADELAARCQGINVVWYKVLAFAVDAFLAGFAGTIYAFYVSFISPDNFTFLVSVTIMTMVIVGGMDNILGVIVGAFLLTLLPEKLRAFSDYRILFFGVVVILFLIIRPQGLFPQRLRRYGGDS
- a CDS encoding branched-chain amino acid ABC transporter permease, coding for MAGELLQQGLNWLTLGATYALIALGFSLLFGVLKVIHFSHGDVSLVAPFIALATIQGVIGATSAELGAGSLLLGCAVAIIMTGFIGVLLDVLVIQRFRTAPAMMALVATVALGIVLRELIRHLFPNGSNPHAFPQLVQSQVTLGDGIQVPAFSLLAIAISVAAVAILFFVLHRTRLGMRIRAVSQDRDAARLMAIDPRRIFFATFFIASAVGGIGGLFFASYAGVVRFDFGIQAGLIGFSAAVVGGLGSMSGAIVGSLLIAGLDTVIQATIPNGAAYRLVFAFVLVIMVLVFRPAGLFGRTVVEKV